The Flavobacterium galactosidilyticum nucleotide sequence TAAAATGCTTCGTTTGATTGTAAACAGAGCTAAAATGGATCCTAAAAAAATCGTTTTTGCAGAAGCAGATCATTTAGATGTTCTAAAAGCTGCTCAAATTGTTTGGGAGGAAGGAATTGGATTTCCAATTTTATTAGGGAACAAAGAAATTATTTTAGAATTAAAAGAGGAAATCGGTTTCGATGCTGCTGTTGAAATCATCGACCCGAAAACTGAAGAAGAAGAAGGTAGAAGAAATAAGTTTGCTAATACTTACTGGTCTTCTAGAAAAAGACGTGGTATTTCTTTCTTAGATGCACAAAAATTAATGCGCGAGAGAAACTACTTCGCTGCAATGATGGTCAATGAAGGGGAAGCAGATGCGCTAGTAACAGGTCATTCGAGAAGTTATCCTTCAGTGGTTAAACCAATGTTGCAGTTAATTGATAAAGCTCCAGGAGCTTCTCTAGTGGCTACTGCTAATATGATGATGACGGCTCGTGGGCCAATGTTTTTATCAGATACAGCTATAAACATTAATCCATCAGCTGATGATTTAGCTAAAATAGCTATCATGACTGCTACTACAGCAAGAATGTTTGGTGTAGAACCAGTAATAGCAATGATCTCATTTTCTAATTTTGGATCTTCAACTCACGAAAGTGCTAGTAAAGTTAGAGAGGCAGTCGCATATTTGCATAAAAATCACCCTGATATGATTGTTGATGGTGAAATTCAAGCTGATTTTGCTCTGAATCCTGAATTATTGAAATATAAATTTCCGTTTTCTAAGCTTGCTGGTAAAAAAGTAAATACGTTAATTTTTCCAAATTTAGATTCGGCAAACATCACCTATAAATTATTGAAAGAATTAAATAAGGTAGAATCAATTGGACCTATAATGTTAGGAATGGGAAAACCAGTTCACATCTTTCAATTAGGAGCTAGCGTGGAAGAGATGGTAAATATGGCTGCAATTGCAGTAATTGATGCTCAAGAAAAGCAAATAAAAAAAGCAAAATAAAGGCATCTGCAAGTAGAGAAAAGCATTGTTAAAATCCTGAATTTTAGTTAATCCTCTGTTAATTTTATTATATTTGGAGATAAATTATTATTCATGATAGCACATTTACAAGGTAAGTTAGTCGAGAAATCACCCACGCAAATAGTTATTGATTGTGGAGGAGTAGGTTACCATGTTAATATTTCTTTACACACTTATTCTTTATTGCCAAATACAGATTTTATAAAAGTGTATACGCATCTTCAAATCAAAGAAGATGCGCATACACTTTTTGGTTTTATGGAAAAGTCTGAGCGGGAGATTTTTAGATTGTTACTGTCCGTTTCTGGAATAGGAGCAAGTATAGCGCGAACTATGCTTTCGTCGCTAGATCCAAAACAAATTACTAATGCAATAGCCACTGCTGATGTAGTTACTATTCAATCTATAAAAGGAATTGGAAGTAAAACTGCCCAGCGAGTAATATTAGATTTAAAAGAAAAAGTATTGAAGCTGTATGACTTAGATGAAGTTTCTATGTCAAAAAGCAATACAAATCGAGATGAAGCGTTATCAGCTTTGGAAGTTTTAGGGTTTGTCCGAAAAGCATCTGAAAAAGTTATCGAAAAAATTGTCAAAGAAGACCCAGATGCTTCTGTTGAATCAATTATTAAAAAAGCATTAAAAAGCCTTTAGGAGGATATTTAAGAAACACGAGTTATATGCACAAAATTTGTATTTTTTTGCTTGTTTTATTTTGTGGCTATACAACACGCGCACAAGTAAAGGAAGTACTTCAGGATACCGTTAAGGCGGGGTTTTCTGTTGGGAAAATTCAGTTGAAAAACCCTCAAAGCATTCTTGCTGCTTATACTTATGATCCAGTGACGGATCGCTATGTTTATACCAATTCAGTAGATGGATTTTCCATCAATTACCCTATTATCTTAACGCCAAAAGAATATGAAAAATTAGTCTTAAAAGAATCCATGCGCGATTATTTTAAGAAAAAAGTAGATGCTGTTGATGGTAAAAAAGAAGGTAGCGAACTTGCAAAAAAGGATTTATTACCAAGGTATTATATCAAATCAGGTCTTTTTGAATCTATTTTTGGAAGCAACACTATTGATGTAAAGCCAACAGGGTCTGTAGAAATGGATATGGGAGTACGCTACACAAAGCAAGATAACCCTTCGTTTTCTCCAAGAAACAGATCTAATATGTCATTCGATTTTGATCAAAGGATCAGTATGAGTTTGATGGGAAAAGTGGGTACCCGGCTTAATGTTAATGCAAATTATGACACCCAATCGACCTTTGCTTTTCAAAATTTAATAAAATTAGAATATGCTCCTTCTGAGGATGACATCATTCAAAAAATTGAAGTTGGAAATGTAAGTCTTCCTTTAAATAGCTCGCTTATT carries:
- the ruvA gene encoding Holliday junction branch migration protein RuvA, translating into MIAHLQGKLVEKSPTQIVIDCGGVGYHVNISLHTYSLLPNTDFIKVYTHLQIKEDAHTLFGFMEKSEREIFRLLLSVSGIGASIARTMLSSLDPKQITNAIATADVVTIQSIKGIGSKTAQRVILDLKEKVLKLYDLDEVSMSKSNTNRDEALSALEVLGFVRKASEKVIEKIVKEDPDASVESIIKKALKSL